Genomic segment of Denticeps clupeoides chromosome 13, fDenClu1.1, whole genome shotgun sequence:
tgagcaaagcacggtccccacacactgctccccgggtgcttgtcatggctgcccactgctcactaagggtgatggttaaatgcagaggacacattttgttgtgtcaccgtgtcctgtgctgcagtgtttcacaatgacaatcacttcactttaactttccaGGGTAATGCATGACAATGGCTGCTTTGTGTTTTCTCTTGCCGCCCTGCTTTTCTGGTTGTGATACCGTGTtctgtggagcagtggtggctttCGATGATCTCGGTGATACTGTAATGAAATCAAGACTGTGATGAAGCAGCACTGTCTTTTGtctctgtcacgggtgggctggacatggcgatgaaggaggacgcattcacacgatttcacgcgacagcggtttaatacaaacttcacgagacaggggaacatctacacgcataatgacctgacggcaaacagacacgaacaggatagatttatacaattatataaatatacaccaggtgaacatgatcagggaacattacacaggacgaacatgaaactccggttcgaactccggatccggagtcaaccctgccggtccggatcatgacagtactcccccctcaaaggcactaccacctgggagtgccccacaaaacggtccatgaaaggggggagaagtccataaggacgagtggcggcagtcctgcactggcggcgtcaggcccgggccaaagcatggctcgtccgtgggggaccagCATCCTGATCGCCGTCCACAAGCACCGTCACtccagtcagtctccggcacgccccgctggaaagttggctgcctccctcgtctcggttaacgctgggagcacctgaactgtgctaccccacggtagctttcgtaggccatcgaggtccggtcgcatgGATTCGTccgtactccccgcctccggaatcaccagggggaacatggacagcgtgacagatcctctcgaccccatggtagctttcgtaggcctcCGAGAGtatgtcacgcttggggaaccgataaaaacatgacatggattatggcggggaactggcgattaccggaggtgcgtcacTGGAATCCGGGTTCTCCCTTATGACTGCTTTGTTCCCCCACTGTCCAAACCAATGCATTCAGCAGGTTTGTGTAGTCGTGCTGTGCCAGCATTGGCAGGTTGAGGAGGACCTTGATAGCCCCCCACTTCAGAGATAGCACGATATGGACCACCATCTGTGCCGGGCTCCATCCATTGTGCCACGCCACCAGCCGCACGTGAGCGAGGTAAGGCTCCAGTGGCGTATGTCCATCGCAGTGTGGGAGATTGACAGTAGAGGGTGCTGCTGATGGGACCGCTGCCTCCACCCTGCTCACTCATTCCATCTGGTCGACCAGGTAGGGCACAACACAATCTccactttcttctcctccttttgtGGTGTGGTTGCctaaatcccacttctgacaccaatGTGGCCAATCATTGTCACTATGACAAGTAAGGAGGCGCTTCAGTCATCTTGCCATGTGcagaaataacattttatttgcacTGGGGACAGCAGGTGGGGCCAACAGACACTCCTACTAAACAAGCGGGAAAGCAGCACTTCTCACCCCCTGATTTTGCCAATCGCCTGGCCACATACATGTAAATCCCCCATGTTGGTCTCATACTCTTGGCCGGCCTCCGCCGCCACAGAACTATTAGAGAAAGTCTTCTCTACCCCGGTTGTAATGACGTCAATTTCCGTGTCAGAGAAATTTCTCTTCTTTGCCACCTTCTGTCCCTTCATGTCATAAAGGTGTGCTACCCACTGATTGGCACAGGTACACCTCTTTCATGAATCACAAATTAAACTTATCGTACTGTGATTTTTCCACCATAATATACACTCCATTTGATAAACGAGGTCCAGTGTAACATAGTGAGCCGTAACTGCAGTCCCATACTCTGGCACTGATCTGGTTGATTTCCTCTCTGCTGCTCTGGGACAATGCGCTGTCGGGTGGAGCAGTGGTCGGCACTGGGACTGACTGGCAGCCCTGAAGTGGACTCAGCGAATCCGGTCATGGTCCACTCTTGTCCATGTGACCACTTCTTCCAAGCACTGTGCAGTGGCTGTGTTTCTTTGGTAGGTCGTCATTCTGGTCCCAAGACCCAAGAGCAGGTCACAGAGGAGTGACCGGAATCAATGGGGAGATTATGTAAGCAGGGCTAGACACATGCAAAAGTCATAAGTAAGATtgttaccaagtgacttggaaaggatccaccactacctcacatagactcttcactggtgtccctcaaggctcggtgctaggtcctctccttttctccctttaCATGAGaccacttggtgaggtcatttcctcacatggattatcctaccactgctaaggtgatgacacacaactcctcttctcctttccttcctctgatctacatgctgcttccaaaatctctgcatgtctaaccgacatcttgtcttggatggcagcccatcacctccaatatacaacaatatacaaccaactctccttcttcactcacatcagcaacttttcccgctcatgtagattccttctctacaatatcagatgaatccgcccttatctgtcaacccaggccacccaactactggttcagtccttattaatctcacgactggactactacaactcatacaaaatgcagcagcacaactgatcttcaaccttcccaaattctcccacaccacccctcccctctgctacgttccctccactggctcccagtagctgcacgcatcagattcaaaatactgatgctggcttacaaagccaaacatggagtagccccatcctacctcacagcccttattacacctcgcactgcacctcgtatactccgagcctccagtactgctcgcctggtccctccatctctgaaggtaaaaggaaaacattcatctagactcttctccgtcttggcccctcggtggtggaatgaacttcccctcgaggtcagaaaagctcagtcactgagcactttcaaacgacagctcaagaccttcctctttaacgaatatttagattaaattgtaactttcttattgtcgaacttgtgtacagaatctacaacagagtgaataaaaagattgtattaatagttggggtcctagtgaaccagaactgatcacttcatcgatggttacttgaaagcacattgtaagtcgctctggataagggcgtctgccaaatgccgtaaatgtaaatgtaagataagataaacctttattagtcccacaagtgggaaattgcaattgtcacggcagaaagtggatagaagcagaaggtaatagcagcaaaaacagaggtaataggcagcacaaaaaataagataaatatgtatctgtatatatctacaaatttacaatttaaacaatttacaatttaactAAATGTACcgaagtgtgtttgtttgtctgtgtgtgtgtggtcagctgtgaggtctttgttatagagtctgacagcggttggaagaaaagaccttctgaacctctcatTCCCACATCGttggtgcagtagcctgccactgaaggagctgctcagtgctgtcagagtttcctgcatgagGTGGGAGATGTCACAGGCTGCCTCCGCGTTGCCCGAGGGGGGGACATACGCCGTTATCGCGATAACATACGAGAATTATGGAGGTAGTATGGTCGCATGCTAACGGCTAACAGCTCAATGTCTCTACTGCAAAGTTGCTCTTTCACAGTGGTGTGCCCAGGGTTACACCATCTGTCGTTCACAAACATTGCCAGTCCCCCTCCTTTCCTCTTACCACTCTCCTTTGTTCTGTCCGCCCACAACAGCTGGAATCCGGGCAGAGCCACGTTTGTGTCCGGAGTTACCGGTGTTAGCCAGGTCTCCGTTAGCATTATGATGCTACACTGCCGGAATTCAGTCTGGTACCGGGTTAGCGCCATTAGCTCGTCCATCTTGTTGGGCAAAGACCTCACCTTGCCCGTGACTACAGAAGGTAGAGATGGTCTATATCGTCTCCTTCTCGGACGGCGACGCTCCCTCCCGGCGCGACACCCCCATCTCTTCCTCTGTAGCTGGGGATGTCGGGTCTGTCGCCCGGTTAGCTCCGCTGCAGGTGCAGCGCACAGCTGATCACGAGTGTAAAGGAGCAGCGTGCCGGGTCTccaaacacaggtgaaaaaagtcaaaaatGCCAGACAAGAATGGTTAAAACTAGCATGAAACGGTAgtgcaaaatatacaaaaatgttGTCGGATTCGAGTTATGGgctataaaacaaaaaaagtaaagagaataaaatagaataaaaaaagctgCCGTAACAGGCTGCCACTCGCTGGGGGCGCCGGAAGTTAATTAAGTAGTTCTGAAACAGATGTTCTGACAGATGAAGCTGTGGATGAACAGATGAAATAcagcaataaaacaaatgtccaaaataaataaatcattttttataataatatattaatgtgtCTATCTGTTTGTAAATCTGCTCGCGCACACTGGACtaaactgaaactttaaatgcTAGATGCTGGAGAAACGAAAAACAGAAATCAGTTGTAAAAGAACCTTATTAGTTTCAGATTTTATACAATACAAAATGGCAGGCGGGCAGTTTTtatgacagacatgacacagTCCAAGCACATAGACAAgaggaaattaaaaaaagaaccagcaTGTTATCAAGATTTCTGGGATGTTTCAGGTTCCGTTTTTATCTAATTACTGtttacaattaaaaaatgtattgttttatgttCTACAGGATGGTGTTTTTTCAAAGGCTGCACAAAAAGATAAATTATACATCATACATTATACATTGTTCTGACATTATAAGTATTACTTTTCAAGTACAAGGAGGCCAAGTCTGGCCTTGGCAGCAATCCTCcatcaaaatgtatttgcaaAATTTTTGCAATGACTTTTACTGAAGTCTAATGTAGTAAAGACGGTATCAGTACAGTATAATTAGAATCATATTACCATAGGATTAGTTTTGGTCTGAACTCTGGATTTATTTGATCTGAACAAATTGGAAACAAACGTGTAATGTCcaaaaaaagcataatttcttaaaacaacagaaaattTCTCATCTCTTAATCCGTAAATTAGTGGGCTAAGACAACGTGGTGAAAGGATGAACAATAGAAAATTGATGTATCTTAGATTTATGAAAAGTAATATGTCAAACTCCATGACCATCTTTTCCACATAGGGACATAGAAACTGGAGTAGAGACAGCAGTAGCTGGAAAGCATGAAGAATCACAGTTCGGAGGCCTTTGTGAGTTGATTGCTTATCCGATGATGCCATCTTAGCAGCCTGCATGATCTTAATGTAGGTGAAGAGGATGATTCCAAACATGGCAACAAAATATAACTGAAATAAAGTTGCTCTCGAAAGGTTCTGCCAGTCCTCTACAAATAACACATCTACACTGCACACAACATCTCCAACCAAAAACCTTGGGGGAATTAAGATGAATGCTGAGAGCACAGTTATCAAAGGTATCGGGGTACCGATGAGCCAAGTGGTTAGAAGGCCGACCTTCCTGGTCCTGGGAGTGGAGATGTCAGCGTGCCTCAGAGGCATACAGATAGCGACATAGCGCTCCAAACACATGGCAACAAGGGTCAAAGGTGAAACGACTGTGAGCAAAGACATGATAttggaaaagaaaatgcagaCCACAAAGTTAATGGAAACCTGGAAATGAACGCCCAGAACGGCCAGGTTTGTTAAGACAATTAAAGCAGAATCTGTGAAGAGCGTCTGAGCAAACAGAATGTAGCGTGTGTCCGTCCTGAAGGCCTCTTTCTTCAGGAAGGTGAAGATCATCAGGCAGTTGATGTAGAGGAATATCACAACTACTACCAGCTGCACGATAAGAAAACTCGTCATTAATGAAGTTACAAACACATTGATGAAAATGTTACCATATGCTGTAGAATTCTGCATAATTCCTGAGAATGATTTAGTTGCTGGGTAATGcagataaatatatatgaatactTCTTTTCAAGTTTTGGTACATCAGaaaggaaatatatatatatatatatatcagctgTTTTATAGAACAGAATTTCTGCTTTGAAGGTTCCATCTGCTTTTATTGTGAGAAATATGGAAATGGGTGGACATTAAACATGATACTGCTATAGTAACAAAGTGACGTCATTTGCTCATTATGTATTTCCATGCAAGCCATATTAATGTTGCAGTCGTGGAACATCATGTGCAGGGTGTGTCAGCCCACCCACCGCAGGTAACAACAAGCCGTAATGTAAATTCATTTGCAAACAGACAGTCCAGAGTTTATGAACGTGTTGGCAGGGTACAGCCAGGAAAAAACGGGAACATTTGCGGGGAACATCTTATTCATCTTCAAAGGTGCttttgtgcattaaaataaCGTGAAAGTTTAATGAAACTCTGTTTTCTGGTTGTTCTGCTCTGCAGCCAGGGTTTTTACACGTTCGAGAAAGTATGATCACTTTTGTCTTCCTTGCTCTGGCTTCCACTTAAATATTGAATTGACTTTTTAAGATCCTTCTTCTGACTTGAAAAACCTTGCGAGGTCACCTGAAGTTATGACTAGTCTCGTACAACCCACCACACTGAAAAAACGCAgactaaactttaaaaaattgaCGCAATCTGTCAAACCTaatatttttcctgttttttacaatacatcaatgctaaaatattatttgtgacagattacttacattttttaagcTTAGCCTGTGttttatggaatcagatttgtgccaaaaatttgaaacaaaactttcctaatatcacaCAAAATTAAGACAATGAAATGTAAAAGCAATAAGTTGCAATTTTGACAATCCACAttttttcacgtttttttttagatctcaCTCTTTTTCATTTCGCCTCTGAGACTTTCAGTTTCAGTGTGACTCTGTCCTCTTTTACGTTTACACTGCCTGAGGATTCGGTTGCACATCTGGttctctcgtgtgggcggggctttgccTCATTGTCCACCGGAAGTCTGTCATAATCAGCATATTTGATCAATACTTACAATTGTTAATCGTGCAGTTGATCTCACTGGAGTTTCACGTTGGTCCTGTTTCaggtttcctgatcgtgttcacctgtgtctggttgtataaagctgccctgtttgtgtctgttcgctgtcgggtcattgttacatgttacctgtTACCgcatgtctcccctgtcctgctcATCATGGAATAAAACCCTTTTTTCGTGACCTCGTGCGAATGCGTTgttcttcctcgtcatgtcttgtcatcatttcagGTTACCTGCCCACCATGCCGAACAGCCGTGACAGAGTGACCTGACCAGATTTGGATCCAGGCCGCAACTCGCCTGAAGGATGCCAccagcccccttgtccctggccagtgttggcttcatgttccgCAGGGTTCTCCAGACGGTCGAGGACTCCTGCCCCACACTCCCATGTCTGGAtggcgttgaaggtgagaagGTGAGAAGCGGGGCGATCCGGAGACTGACTGCAGCGGCGGGCGTCTGCAGACAAGGTaacggtaccacactggcctgaagccgtcTCGGCAGGACTACCACAACTTGTCCATCGTGAATGCcgtatctgataaatgtcgtaaatggaTCAATCATTAGTCATTTTTCATTccattcatattcaaaaagattcAGTGTATGGACTTGCTTCCCCCCTTCGTGGACGTTACATGTCTCCCCTGTTCTGTTCATCACGGATTAGACACATGCAATGTGCGTCCTTCCTCCTCGTCACATCTTGTCATCATTTCaaatcacctgcctcgccatgccaaacggctGTGACAAACCCAAGATTGTAGCGGTGCAGGTGGCAGCACCAGACCCCTTTGGATCCATGTCATCATCAGGGTCCTCTTCCGCCAGCTGTGGGATGGACAGGAAGGCCCAGGAAGTCAGTGGCCTCTCTCTAAGCATCCAGATGGGCATCCATCCATGGCCCAGTTGGGTCGGCCCTGGTGGCTGGGTCCCATAGCCCATAGAGCGCTCTCCCAAAAAACTCTCGACCAGGGGGACACATTGGACCAGCCGTCCTTGTTCTCATGGCGGCCAGCCCGGGCATCAGTGGTAGAGGTCAGACAGGATGTACATGACCTGGAAGCTCAGATGAAGGAAACAACCAAATCCGTGAACTTTATTGCTCAACCAGCCTTGGACATGAAATGATAAAACAGGGGATCTGAATTAAGAAGCCCTTAATGAATGTGCCACAGTAAATTGTTTAACAATTCTTTTTCATGTAGACaggcgccccctggtggccagACATGACACAAGCTGTGAAGAACTGAGATTTAGTTGTTGAAAAGATTTAAGACGGAGGGAGAAAAACTCTGATGTTTGCTTCTATATGGAATTTCACCAATGGGTATAAACCCTTTTATCCAGGGGAGCTAGGAAACGAATActggaaatgtaaatacatttgcaaatatatgtgctgcaaaaaaaatgaataataataaattagcgGTAATCTAAGAAATCGCATCCAGTTTGTTAAGTACCAAATTAATATAAGAATTAATATAAGAGTGATATTCTGTTTCGTGCAAATCAACTGA
This window contains:
- the LOC114802167 gene encoding odorant receptor 131-2-like codes for the protein MTSFLIVQLVVVVIFLYINCLMIFTFLKKEAFRTDTRYILFAQTLFTDSALIVLTNLAVLGVHFQVSINFVVCIFFSNIMSLLTVVSPLTLVAMCLERYVAICMPLRHADISTPRTRKVGLLTTWLIGTPIPLITVLSAFILIPPRFLVGDVVCSVDVLFVEDWQNLSRATLFQLYFVAMFGIILFTYIKIMQAAKMASSDKQSTHKGLRTVILHAFQLLLSLLQFLCPYVEKMVMEFDILLFINLRYINFLLFILSPRCLSPLIYGLRDEKFSVVLRNYAFFGHYTFVSNLFRSNKSRVQTKTNPMVI